The Solibacillus sp. FSL R7-0682 genome includes a window with the following:
- the gltD gene encoding glutamate synthase small subunit: protein MGKTTGFMEYKREKVQEKPPLERISSWNEYASKLSDEKLQTQGARCMDCGTPFCHMGIEIRGTAAGCPINNVIPEWNDLVYKGKWKEALDRLHMTNNFPEFTGRVCPAPCEGSCTLAITDPAVAIKSIERTIIDKGFEDGWVTPRVPKERTTYKVAIVGSGPAGLAAADQLNQMGHNVTVFERSDRFGGLLMYGIPNMKLEKEIIERRIHLLSLEGIRFVANTEVGKDVTKEQLQADFDAVILCTGAQKQRQLHMEGSDAGNIHLAMDYLTCVTKSLLDSNFEDKKALNVEGKDVIVIGGGDTGADCVATSLRQKCRSVYQFGKHPQQAKTRTDETMWPKDPNIYTLDYAYAEADAKFGRDPREYCIQTTKIIKDANNNVKELHTIQMEKILGEDGFHYFKELPGTEKVWPAQHVFVAIGFEGTEKETPEHFGVDVTNNRIRASIKDYETSVPGVFAAGDARRGQSLIVWAIKEGRAVAASVHYYLTDVLVKN, encoded by the coding sequence ATGGGAAAAACAACAGGATTTATGGAATATAAACGTGAAAAAGTACAGGAAAAACCTCCACTAGAGCGCATTTCAAGCTGGAATGAATATGCAAGTAAGCTTTCTGATGAAAAATTACAAACTCAAGGGGCTCGTTGCATGGATTGTGGTACACCTTTTTGCCATATGGGAATCGAAATTCGCGGTACGGCAGCAGGTTGCCCAATTAACAACGTAATACCAGAATGGAATGACTTAGTATATAAAGGCAAGTGGAAGGAAGCATTAGATCGCTTGCATATGACGAATAACTTCCCTGAATTTACAGGGAGAGTTTGTCCAGCGCCCTGTGAAGGTTCCTGTACGTTAGCTATTACAGATCCAGCTGTCGCGATTAAATCTATTGAGCGTACGATTATCGATAAAGGCTTTGAGGATGGTTGGGTAACACCTCGTGTTCCAAAGGAGCGTACTACTTATAAAGTAGCAATCGTTGGATCGGGACCTGCTGGGTTAGCAGCAGCTGATCAATTAAATCAAATGGGACATAACGTAACAGTATTTGAACGTTCAGACCGTTTTGGTGGCTTGCTAATGTATGGTATTCCAAACATGAAGCTTGAAAAGGAAATTATAGAACGTCGTATACACTTACTATCATTAGAAGGAATACGCTTTGTTGCAAATACTGAAGTAGGAAAAGATGTAACAAAAGAACAACTGCAAGCTGATTTTGATGCTGTCATTTTATGTACTGGTGCACAAAAGCAACGTCAGCTTCATATGGAAGGTAGCGATGCAGGCAATATTCATTTAGCGATGGATTATTTAACGTGTGTTACAAAAAGCTTGCTCGATTCCAACTTTGAGGATAAAAAGGCATTAAACGTGGAAGGAAAGGATGTTATCGTGATCGGTGGTGGTGATACTGGTGCGGACTGTGTAGCAACGTCGCTACGTCAAAAGTGTCGCTCAGTATACCAATTCGGTAAGCACCCTCAACAGGCAAAAACGCGTACTGATGAGACGATGTGGCCAAAGGATCCTAACATTTATACGTTAGACTATGCGTATGCGGAGGCTGATGCGAAATTTGGACGTGATCCACGTGAGTATTGTATTCAAACTACGAAAATTATTAAGGATGCAAACAATAATGTGAAAGAACTTCACACTATTCAAATGGAAAAAATACTAGGTGAAGATGGCTTCCACTATTTTAAAGAGCTTCCGGGTACTGAAAAGGTGTGGCCGGCACAACATGTATTCGTAGCGATCGGATTTGAAGGGACAGAAAAAGAAACACCAGAGCATTTTGGTGTTGATGTAACGAATAATCGGATTCGTGCTTCTATTAAAGATTACGAGACTTCAGTACCGGGTGTTTTTGCGGCAGGTGATGCGCGCCGTGGTCAAAGCTTAATCGTATGGGCAATTAAAGAAGGGCGTGCGGTTGCAGCAAGCGTACATTACTATTTAACGGATGTACTAGTTAAAAACTAA
- the sufC gene encoding Fe-S cluster assembly ATPase SufC, which yields MATLEIKDLHVEIDGKEILKGLNLTINTNEVHAIMGPNGTGKSTLASAIMGHPKYVVTQGDVLIDGENVLEMEVDERAQAGLFLAMQYPSEIAGVTNADFLRSAINASREEGDEISLMKFIRELDKTMEFLEMPEEMAQRYLNEGFSGGEKKRNEILQMMMIKPTFGILDEIDSGLDIDALKVVSKGINEMRGEGFGCLMITHYQRLLNYITPDHVHVMMQGRVVKSGGAELAQRLEAEGYEWIKQELGIENTDAVTEEA from the coding sequence ATGGCAACTTTAGAAATTAAAGATCTTCACGTTGAAATCGACGGAAAAGAGATTTTAAAAGGTTTAAACCTTACAATTAACACAAACGAAGTACACGCGATCATGGGTCCAAACGGTACTGGTAAATCAACTTTAGCTTCAGCAATTATGGGGCATCCAAAATACGTAGTAACACAAGGTGACGTATTAATCGATGGTGAAAACGTATTAGAAATGGAAGTAGATGAGCGTGCTCAAGCAGGTCTATTTTTAGCTATGCAATATCCATCAGAAATCGCAGGTGTTACAAATGCAGACTTCTTACGTTCAGCAATTAACGCTAGTCGTGAAGAAGGCGATGAAATTTCATTAATGAAATTCATCCGTGAATTAGACAAAACAATGGAATTCTTAGAAATGCCAGAAGAAATGGCGCAACGTTACTTAAACGAAGGCTTCTCTGGCGGTGAGAAAAAACGTAATGAAATTTTACAAATGATGATGATTAAACCAACTTTCGGTATTTTAGATGAAATTGACTCTGGTTTAGATATCGACGCATTAAAAGTAGTATCTAAAGGTATTAACGAAATGCGCGGCGAAGGCTTCGGTTGCTTAATGATCACACACTACCAACGTTTACTTAACTACATCACTCCGGACCACGTACACGTAATGATGCAAGGGCGCGTAGTTAAATCTGGTGGTGCAGAATTAGCACAACGTTTAGAAGCAGAAGGCTATGAATGGATTAAACAAGAGCTAGGTATTGAGAATACTGATGCTGTTACAGAAGAAGCATAA
- a CDS encoding cysteine desulfurase, protein MISKDIKSFFPILNQEVNGHPLVYLDSAATSQKPIQVIEALTNYYHLDNSNVHRGVHTLGNRATDSYEGAREKVRKFINASSTQEVIFTRGTTTSLNTVAAAYGRQNVQEGDEIVITYMEHHSNIIPWQQLAKEKGAVLKYIDLEADGTISIEKVRETITPKTKIVSVMYVSNVLGSINPVKEIAKIAHKNGAIMVVDGAQAAPHMKIDVQDLDCDFLAFSGHKMCAPTGIGVLYGKRELLENMEPVEFGGEMIDFVGLQESTWKELPWKFEGGTPIIAGAIGLGAAIDFLEEIGLDNIAAHEHKLAGYAMDQLETIDGLTIFGPRDPMKRCGLVTFNLDDVHPHDVATVLDMSGIAVRAGHHCAQPLMKWLQVTATARASFYMYNDEEDIDRLVAGLRSAKEYFGDVF, encoded by the coding sequence ATGATATCAAAAGACATTAAAAGCTTTTTTCCGATTTTAAATCAGGAAGTGAATGGACATCCGTTAGTTTATTTGGATAGTGCCGCTACATCTCAAAAGCCAATCCAGGTAATTGAAGCTTTAACGAACTATTATCACTTAGATAACTCAAATGTTCACCGTGGTGTGCATACATTAGGGAATCGTGCAACGGATTCTTATGAGGGTGCACGTGAAAAAGTTCGTAAGTTCATTAATGCAAGTTCGACACAAGAGGTTATTTTTACACGTGGTACAACGACTTCTTTAAATACTGTAGCAGCAGCTTATGGACGTCAAAATGTGCAAGAAGGTGACGAAATTGTCATTACGTACATGGAACACCATTCGAACATTATTCCTTGGCAGCAGCTTGCAAAAGAAAAAGGAGCGGTACTTAAATACATTGATTTAGAAGCAGATGGTACGATTTCTATAGAAAAAGTACGTGAAACAATTACGCCAAAAACGAAAATTGTGTCTGTAATGTATGTATCAAACGTATTAGGTTCAATTAATCCAGTAAAGGAAATCGCTAAAATTGCCCATAAAAATGGTGCAATTATGGTTGTAGATGGTGCTCAAGCAGCTCCTCATATGAAAATCGACGTGCAAGATTTAGATTGTGACTTCCTCGCGTTTTCAGGACATAAAATGTGTGCTCCTACTGGAATTGGTGTACTATATGGTAAAAGAGAGCTTCTTGAAAACATGGAACCAGTTGAGTTTGGTGGCGAAATGATCGATTTTGTAGGTTTACAGGAATCGACATGGAAGGAGTTACCGTGGAAGTTTGAAGGTGGTACACCAATCATTGCAGGTGCAATCGGATTAGGTGCAGCAATCGACTTTTTAGAAGAAATCGGTTTGGACAACATTGCAGCGCATGAGCATAAATTAGCCGGCTATGCGATGGATCAATTAGAAACAATTGATGGTTTAACGATTTTCGGACCACGTGACCCAATGAAACGCTGCGGACTTGTAACATTCAATTTAGATGATGTGCATCCTCATGATGTCGCAACTGTACTAGATATGAGTGGTATTGCAGTTCGTGCGGGTCATCACTGTGCTCAGCCTTTAATGAAATGGCTTCAAGTAACAGCAACAGCTCGTGCAAGCTTCTACATGTACAATGATGAAGAGGATATCGATCGTCTTGTTGCTGGATTGCGCTCAGCGAAGGAGTATTTTGGCGATGTCTTTTAA
- the sufD gene encoding Fe-S cluster assembly protein SufD has product MTVETKLALSAQDVRSFSEMNNEPAAFADFRVSALEKAAALELPKPDRTNIAKWNFVDFPAHTVESAAYASLEELPEEVKAIIDIENQENLYIQRNNTPAYIKVSEELMNKGVIFTDIQTAIREHADLVEKYFMTTAVKVDEHKLTAYHAALVNGGIFVYVPRNVIIDAPLQVVFVNDNPEASLFNHVLVVAEESSAVTYVETYVSTFEEAKGQVNVVTEVIASNNAQVTFGAVDNLAKGFTAYVNRRGHAERDAKIDWALGLMTNSDTVYENTTNLVGDNSTSDFKMVTVGSGNQKLNFTTLIRQWGKNSDGQILKHGVMKDAAQSIFNGIGHIMHGGTKANAEQESRVLMLSEQARGDANPILLIDEDDVTAGHAASVGRVDPTQLYYLMSRGISKTEAERLVIHGFLAPVVTNLPIEGVKKQLTEVIERKVR; this is encoded by the coding sequence ATGACGGTTGAAACAAAATTAGCGTTATCAGCACAAGATGTACGCTCGTTCTCTGAAATGAACAACGAACCAGCAGCATTTGCTGATTTCCGTGTGAGCGCATTAGAAAAAGCTGCTGCGCTTGAATTACCAAAACCAGATAGAACGAATATTGCAAAATGGAATTTCGTTGATTTTCCTGCGCATACTGTAGAAAGTGCTGCATACGCATCACTTGAAGAGTTACCAGAAGAAGTAAAGGCAATTATTGATATAGAAAATCAAGAAAACCTATACATTCAACGTAACAACACACCAGCGTACATTAAAGTTTCAGAAGAACTTATGAATAAAGGTGTTATTTTCACAGATATTCAAACTGCAATTCGCGAGCATGCGGATTTAGTAGAAAAATACTTTATGACAACGGCTGTAAAAGTGGACGAGCATAAATTGACTGCTTACCATGCAGCTCTTGTTAATGGCGGTATTTTCGTTTACGTTCCTCGCAACGTTATTATCGATGCACCATTGCAAGTTGTCTTCGTAAATGACAATCCAGAAGCTTCATTATTCAATCACGTTTTAGTGGTAGCAGAAGAATCTTCAGCAGTAACATATGTAGAAACTTATGTATCTACGTTTGAAGAAGCGAAAGGTCAAGTAAACGTTGTAACAGAAGTAATTGCTTCAAATAATGCACAAGTTACATTTGGTGCAGTAGACAACTTAGCTAAAGGATTTACAGCTTATGTAAACCGTCGTGGTCATGCAGAGCGTGATGCAAAAATCGACTGGGCATTAGGCTTAATGACGAACTCAGATACTGTTTATGAAAATACAACGAACTTAGTTGGTGACAACTCAACTTCTGATTTCAAAATGGTAACTGTAGGTAGCGGCAACCAAAAATTAAACTTTACAACATTAATTCGTCAATGGGGTAAAAACTCTGACGGTCAAATCTTAAAGCACGGTGTAATGAAAGATGCCGCACAATCAATTTTTAATGGTATTGGTCATATCATGCATGGCGGTACAAAAGCAAATGCAGAGCAAGAATCTCGCGTATTAATGCTTTCTGAACAAGCCCGTGGTGATGCAAACCCAATTCTTTTAATTGATGAAGACGATGTAACAGCAGGACACGCAGCATCTGTTGGACGTGTTGACCCGACTCAACTTTACTACTTAATGAGCCGCGGTATCTCAAAAACAGAAGCAGAGCGCCTTGTAATTCATGGATTCCTTGCGCCAGTTGTTACTAACTTACCAATCGAAGGTGTTAAAAAGCAGCTGACGGAGGTTATCGAAAGGAAAGTTCGATAA
- the gltB gene encoding glutamate synthase large subunit: MSFHQLPKAQGLYNPEFEHDACGIGMYANMKGIASHAIVKNGLEMLCRLEHRAGRGGDGKTGDGAGLMVQIPDAFFKLNCPELDLPEKGKYGVGQLFLTENGVQSQKIEQKMNELITGEGQQLIGWRTAPTNKENLSDIAQSSAPVVRQVFIKSTESDGKAFERKLYVIRKQLEHWANEQGYELYIPSMSSQTMVFKGLLAPEEVSDFYIDLQDESFVSALALVHSRYSTNTFPSWKRAHPNRYIIHNGEINTLRGNINWMRAREQQFVSEAFGDDLEKLLPIIDTTGSDSSMLDNAFEFFVLAGRTPAQTAMMMIPEPWTENPRIEEDRKAFYQYHASLMEPWDGPTAICFTDGKQIGAILDRNGLRPGRLYVTKDDHVIFSSETGVVDYAEEDILYKDRLSPGRMLLIDLEQGRIISDEELKSEMAAAQPYATWLEENMLKLETKVEKLAEVTDITLRQKIHGYTYEDVQKYIVPLAKEGKDPLGSMGNDSPLAVLSERPQSLFNYFKQLFAQVTNPPIDSIREHVVTSTMTLLGAEGDLLHPTAQNARRIILNTPVLTTAEYEQLINNKEEDFEVAEISLLFTENLESELNRIKAEAEAAIFGGKTILVLSDYVEDAKQLTIPVLLAASAIHQYLVRIGLRTKVSIVVNSGEVREVHHFAALIGFGVDAIHPYLAYATIAEAIEKDHLDIAYEKAIQKFRKGAADGVVKVMSKMGISTVQSYRGAQVFEAVGISKTVIEEYFTGTASQIDGIDLATIGEEATRRHEAAVLSMNPELQSGSDFQWRADGEHHAFNPKTIHTLQWATRKNDYGLYRMFAEMANEERIGFLRNLFEFKKAERRLPMEEVESVESIVKRFKSGAMSFGSLSKEAHETLAIAMNKLGARSNSGEGGEDPARFTPETNGDSKRSAIKQIASGRFGVKSHYLVNADELQIKMAQGAKPGEGGQLPGNKVYPWVAEVRGSTPGVGLISPPPHHDIYSIEDMAELIHDLKNANRYARISVKLVAKAGVGTIAAGVAKGAADVIVISGYDGGTGASPKTSIKHTGLPWELGLAEAHQTLMLNGLRDRVILETDGKLMTGKDVIMAALLGAEEFGFATAPLIVLGCVMMRACHLDTCPVGVATQNPELRAKFMGNADHVVNYMRFIAEEMREYMSILGFRTVEEMVGRTDVLQISERTKKHWKASQLDLTALLYQIQGTRTKQVEQDHHIAESFDVRELLPKVEKAIAEKQVVELDYPIKNTDRVMGTIVGSVISRKYGEVGLPDNTIQLNFTGHAGQSFGAFAPRGMTMRVVGDVNDYFGKGLSGGKVVAIAPIKGEQEKNVIAGNVCLYGATSGKAFINGRAGHRFGVRNSGANIVVEGIGDHGCEYMTGGKIVILGDVGQNFGAGMSGGIGYVLPTDEEQFKAQCNMEMIEFEKLTEEHEIESVRQMIIKHLEETDSSYALDILAKWEKFVPKFVKVVPSDYKAIIEKIELHKLNGLTADNAAMQAFVEVTESQKKLVSSK, translated from the coding sequence ATGAGTTTTCACCAGTTACCTAAAGCACAAGGACTATACAATCCGGAATTCGAACATGACGCATGTGGGATAGGAATGTATGCCAATATGAAAGGTATCGCATCACATGCCATCGTGAAAAACGGTTTAGAAATGTTATGTCGCTTAGAACACCGTGCAGGACGTGGGGGAGACGGTAAAACGGGCGACGGCGCAGGACTAATGGTACAAATTCCAGATGCCTTCTTCAAATTAAACTGTCCCGAGTTAGATTTACCTGAAAAGGGAAAGTACGGTGTAGGTCAATTATTTTTAACGGAAAATGGAGTACAATCACAAAAAATTGAACAAAAAATGAACGAGCTGATTACTGGAGAAGGTCAACAATTGATCGGCTGGAGAACAGCTCCAACAAATAAAGAAAACTTAAGTGATATCGCTCAATCGAGTGCACCTGTTGTACGTCAAGTATTTATCAAATCAACAGAAAGCGATGGCAAAGCATTTGAGCGAAAATTATATGTAATCCGTAAGCAGTTAGAGCATTGGGCAAACGAACAAGGATATGAATTATACATTCCTAGTATGTCAAGCCAGACAATGGTTTTTAAAGGATTACTTGCCCCGGAAGAAGTTAGTGACTTTTATATTGATTTACAGGATGAAAGCTTCGTATCTGCTTTAGCCCTTGTACACTCCCGTTATTCAACAAACACATTCCCATCTTGGAAGCGTGCGCACCCAAATCGTTATATTATTCATAACGGTGAAATTAACACATTACGAGGCAATATTAATTGGATGCGTGCCCGTGAACAGCAATTTGTATCGGAAGCATTTGGTGATGATCTAGAAAAATTACTACCAATTATTGATACAACGGGTTCAGACTCTTCAATGCTTGATAACGCCTTTGAGTTTTTCGTGTTAGCAGGTCGTACTCCAGCACAAACAGCTATGATGATGATTCCAGAGCCATGGACAGAAAATCCACGCATCGAGGAAGACCGCAAAGCATTTTATCAATATCACGCAAGTTTAATGGAACCATGGGATGGTCCGACAGCCATTTGCTTCACCGATGGGAAACAAATCGGTGCAATTTTAGATCGCAACGGATTACGTCCAGGACGTTTGTATGTAACGAAAGATGACCATGTCATTTTCTCATCAGAAACGGGTGTTGTTGATTACGCAGAGGAAGATATTTTATATAAAGACCGTTTAAGCCCAGGGCGTATGCTTCTAATCGATTTAGAGCAAGGACGAATCATTTCAGATGAAGAGTTGAAATCAGAAATGGCAGCTGCACAGCCGTATGCAACGTGGTTGGAAGAAAATATGCTAAAGCTTGAAACAAAAGTAGAAAAGCTTGCAGAGGTAACAGATATTACATTACGTCAAAAAATTCACGGCTACACATATGAAGACGTTCAAAAATATATTGTGCCATTAGCTAAAGAAGGAAAAGATCCGCTAGGCTCGATGGGGAACGACTCACCGCTTGCTGTATTATCTGAGCGACCACAATCATTATTTAATTACTTTAAGCAGCTTTTCGCACAAGTAACAAATCCACCAATTGATTCGATTCGTGAACATGTTGTAACGTCGACAATGACGCTTTTAGGGGCAGAAGGTGATTTATTACATCCAACAGCTCAAAATGCGCGTAGGATAATTTTAAATACACCAGTGTTAACGACTGCTGAGTATGAGCAATTAATAAATAATAAAGAAGAAGATTTTGAAGTAGCTGAAATTTCTTTATTATTTACTGAAAATTTAGAAAGTGAATTAAATCGAATTAAAGCAGAGGCAGAAGCGGCAATTTTTGGTGGTAAAACGATTTTAGTGTTATCGGATTATGTAGAGGATGCAAAACAACTTACAATACCAGTTTTACTTGCGGCTAGTGCAATCCACCAATATTTGGTACGAATTGGCTTACGAACAAAAGTAAGTATCGTTGTGAATAGTGGTGAAGTTCGTGAGGTACATCATTTTGCTGCATTAATCGGCTTTGGTGTTGATGCCATTCATCCGTATTTAGCATATGCAACGATTGCAGAAGCAATTGAAAAGGATCATTTAGACATTGCTTATGAAAAGGCCATACAAAAATTCCGCAAAGGAGCGGCAGATGGTGTTGTGAAGGTCATGTCAAAAATGGGGATTTCAACTGTACAATCTTATCGTGGCGCACAAGTATTTGAGGCGGTAGGTATTTCAAAGACTGTTATTGAAGAATATTTTACAGGTACAGCTTCTCAAATAGATGGCATTGATTTAGCGACAATTGGCGAGGAAGCGACACGACGCCATGAGGCAGCTGTATTGTCAATGAATCCGGAGCTTCAATCAGGGTCAGATTTCCAATGGCGTGCTGACGGTGAACATCATGCTTTCAATCCAAAAACAATTCATACCTTGCAATGGGCGACACGCAAAAATGATTATGGTCTATATCGCATGTTTGCTGAAATGGCTAATGAAGAGAGAATTGGTTTTTTACGAAATCTTTTTGAGTTTAAAAAGGCAGAACGTCGTTTACCGATGGAAGAGGTTGAATCAGTTGAGTCAATTGTTAAACGATTCAAATCAGGTGCGATGTCATTTGGTTCTTTATCGAAAGAAGCGCATGAAACATTGGCAATTGCGATGAATAAATTAGGTGCACGTTCAAATTCTGGTGAAGGTGGGGAAGATCCTGCTCGATTTACACCAGAAACTAATGGTGATAGTAAGCGTTCAGCAATAAAGCAAATCGCATCAGGTCGTTTTGGCGTAAAATCGCATTATTTAGTTAATGCTGATGAACTTCAAATCAAAATGGCACAAGGAGCGAAGCCAGGTGAAGGTGGTCAATTACCGGGCAATAAAGTATATCCTTGGGTAGCAGAAGTACGTGGCTCGACACCTGGCGTTGGTTTAATTTCACCACCACCACATCATGATATTTATTCGATCGAGGATATGGCGGAATTGATTCATGATTTAAAAAATGCAAACCGTTATGCTCGCATTTCAGTAAAGCTTGTCGCAAAAGCAGGCGTTGGTACGATTGCAGCGGGTGTGGCGAAGGGTGCTGCTGATGTAATCGTTATTTCAGGATATGACGGTGGTACAGGTGCATCCCCGAAGACGTCGATTAAGCATACAGGTTTACCGTGGGAGCTAGGATTAGCAGAAGCTCATCAAACATTAATGTTAAATGGCTTAAGGGACCGCGTTATTTTAGAGACGGATGGAAAGCTAATGACAGGTAAAGATGTTATTATGGCAGCATTATTAGGAGCTGAAGAATTCGGATTCGCAACAGCACCATTAATCGTTTTAGGCTGTGTGATGATGCGTGCGTGTCATTTAGATACATGTCCGGTAGGCGTAGCAACACAAAATCCAGAGCTACGTGCAAAATTTATGGGGAATGCAGATCACGTTGTTAATTATATGCGTTTCATTGCAGAGGAAATGCGAGAGTATATGAGTATTCTAGGTTTCCGTACTGTAGAAGAAATGGTTGGGCGAACAGATGTATTGCAAATTTCAGAACGTACGAAAAAGCATTGGAAAGCAAGTCAGTTAGATTTAACTGCCCTACTTTATCAAATACAAGGTACTCGTACAAAGCAAGTAGAGCAAGATCATCATATTGCAGAAAGTTTCGATGTACGTGAGCTATTACCAAAAGTCGAAAAAGCAATTGCTGAAAAACAAGTAGTAGAACTTGATTATCCGATAAAAAATACAGATCGTGTTATGGGGACAATTGTAGGTAGTGTAATTTCACGTAAATACGGGGAAGTCGGCTTACCAGACAATACAATTCAACTTAATTTCACTGGTCATGCAGGTCAAAGCTTCGGTGCATTTGCACCACGAGGAATGACAATGCGCGTTGTTGGAGATGTCAATGACTACTTTGGTAAAGGCCTATCTGGTGGTAAAGTTGTAGCGATTGCACCCATTAAAGGAGAGCAAGAGAAAAACGTTATTGCTGGGAATGTTTGTTTATATGGTGCAACGAGCGGTAAAGCGTTTATTAATGGGCGCGCAGGTCATCGTTTTGGTGTCCGGAACTCAGGTGCAAACATAGTGGTGGAAGGTATTGGCGATCACGGTTGTGAATATATGACGGGTGGTAAAATTGTCATTTTAGGTGATGTTGGTCAAAACTTTGGTGCAGGGATGTCAGGCGGCATCGGTTATGTGTTACCGACAGACGAAGAACAATTTAAAGCACAATGCAACATGGAGATGATTGAATTTGAAAAGTTAACCGAGGAGCATGAAATTGAATCAGTGCGTCAAATGATTATTAAACACTTAGAGGAAACGGATAGTTCGTATGCGTTAGATATTTTAGCGAAATGGGAGAAATTTGTTCCAAAATTTGTGAAAGTTGTACCGTCAGATTATAAAGCGATTATCGAAAAAATTGAACTGCATAAATTAAATGGGTTAACGGCAGATAATGCAGCGATGCAGGCGTTTGTAGAAGTAACAGAAAGTCAAAAAAAGCTTGTGAGTTCAAAATAA
- the sufU gene encoding Fe-S cluster assembly sulfur transfer protein SufU, translated as MSFNNLDQLYRSVIMDHYKNPRNKGSLEENSVTIDMNNPTCGDRIHLTLKLNDGIVEAAKFDGEGCSISMSSASMMTQIVKGKKLEEALELADIFSKMMLGEDFDDEKYDLGDVEALQGVAKFPARIKCATLAWKAMEKGVNNEMK; from the coding sequence ATGTCTTTTAATAACTTAGATCAACTATACCGTTCCGTAATTATGGATCACTATAAAAACCCACGTAATAAAGGGTCACTAGAAGAAAACAGTGTAACAATCGATATGAATAACCCAACATGTGGCGACCGTATCCATTTAACACTAAAGCTGAATGACGGCATTGTAGAAGCTGCGAAATTTGACGGTGAAGGCTGTTCAATTTCGATGTCTTCTGCATCAATGATGACACAAATCGTTAAAGGCAAAAAATTAGAAGAAGCACTTGAACTTGCAGACATTTTCTCAAAAATGATGCTAGGTGAAGACTTCGACGATGAAAAATATGACCTTGGGGACGTAGAGGCACTACAAGGTGTTGCAAAATTCCCAGCACGTATTAAATGCGCTACATTAGCCTGGAAAGCGATGGAAAAAGGCGTTAATAACGAAATGAAATAA